Proteins found in one Nerophis ophidion isolate RoL-2023_Sa linkage group LG21, RoL_Noph_v1.0, whole genome shotgun sequence genomic segment:
- the LOC133539958 gene encoding uncharacterized protein LOC133539958 isoform X3, whose translation MKVEHRVEIHPPPRDLLTESPILLSDDDEVKDEELCLIDLTKLEDDYREDSPEETNAIPLTQSQSGESNNSHFYKKKNMRYTIHIYIYLLTDFPFTSLAHWSPLTLEGPSTAIPGRGEGLIAPKTPDIESLLRGEIIENDGECPTGTRCNKRRRKRRCARQLDKHDRNRRRLKQYYRILARTLMKMADMI comes from the exons atgaaag tcgaacatcgagttgaaattcacccaccaccaagggatctcctaacagagtctccaatccttttgt ccgatgacgacgaagtgaaagacgaagaactttgtttgatcgatcttacaaagttggaagatgattatcgag aggattcgccggaagagaccaacgcgatccctttaacccaatcgcagtctggtgagtcaaataattctcatttttacaagaaaaaaaacatgcggtatacgatacatatatacatatatttacttacagattttccgtttacatctcttgctcactggtctcccttaacgctggagggtccgtcaacggccattccaggcagaggagaaggcttgattgcgccaaagactccagacatcgaatccttgctccgtggggaaatcatcgaaaacgacggtgaatgtccaacaggcacccgct gcaacaaacgcaggaggaagcgtagatgcgcccgccagctcgacaaacatgatagaaacagaagaaggctgaaacagtactatcgtatactggctcgcactctcatgaagatggcagacatgatttga
- the LOC133539958 gene encoding uncharacterized protein LOC133539958 isoform X2 encodes MKVEHRVEIHPPPRDLLTESPILLSDDDEVKDEELCLIDLTKLEDDYREDSPEETNAIPLTQSQSDFPFTSLAHWSPLTLEGPSTAIPGRGEGLIAPKTPDIESLLRGEIIENDGECPTGTRCNKRRRKRRCARQLDKHDRNRRRLKQYYRILARTLMKMADMI; translated from the exons atgaaag tcgaacatcgagttgaaattcacccaccaccaagggatctcctaacagagtctccaatccttttgt ccgatgacgacgaagtgaaagacgaagaactttgtttgatcgatcttacaaagttggaagatgattatcgag aggattcgccggaagagaccaacgcgatccctttaacccaatcgcagtctg attttccgtttacatctcttgctcactggtctcccttaacgctggagggtccgtcaacggccattccaggcagaggagaaggcttgattgcgccaaagactccagacatcgaatccttgctccgtggggaaatcatcgaaaacgacggtgaatgtccaacaggcacccgct gcaacaaacgcaggaggaagcgtagatgcgcccgccagctcgacaaacatgatagaaacagaagaaggctgaaacagtactatcgtatactggctcgcactctcatgaagatggcagacatgatttga
- the LOC133539958 gene encoding uncharacterized protein LOC133539958 isoform X1, protein MGVVPSELDVVIEEDEDVCNHHLDPNNQIEWEPNNDPSLQDDINVLNSNTNTQASTQHHDVLGGATPSGECLDFSEVVGVMQNQPSTADQSISNETQRGDGVNVLRRETFNNIQLSSVLTFPQNNDVTDYATFYRGVLGSLKKLTQMVTKEARPGDIIQLELSGESANQHTSFTFRNDAGAVMNAFQDVLDLLVQSNVEILNDEEIQVMVQVIHNPRGGVRRKIETLLEHEIRRKKARYLYNPLNSNNQLCFAISLASLLHPEFTDSQAVAEAEKIQRKAGLDEQTSVTFSHIREFEKVVRRKIVILYREEGQRPLSRFETDYPKSENPLYLYLSQNHYSGIINIKGFLSKPHVCHYCYQGYDKPDRHKCDGYCLVCTQNGCVKIEGKTVLCRDCNMWCRSPACLLRHRVKHRVMEKLVSNCDRRKKCLKCNLFYDVPVATGIAKHTCPKLKCQICKEELPRSDSETPETRHLCYIQPQPREVNHNDNIIFYDFETFVDDNHTHIPFLVCTKTLQGEEWCAFGLDCVTVFLNHFRKPRYLKSTFIAHNSRGFDGYLILRGMVRLGIAPLIIMQGSKVLCFKDPDFLQKYIDSLSFLTMPLSAMPKALGLGDCWSKGYFPHKFSSEEHLNYVGKYPAISNYGVERMTPVERTKFETWYQNEKSEVFDFQKQAVHYCKNDVNVLREGCIKFRAEFTSETGVDPFSRITIASACMKVFVTNFLEPRSLAIPSPDNYRGLCKKYSHTSIQWLEWESHRRGIFIQHALNKGEKQMGAYFVDGFAIIGGKPFVWEFQGCFYHGCPTCFEPGAVCPLTNTPFEELHKATEKKMKALKRDHKVNIIVIREHEWNEMKKSNPRVIDFLKTRNYPAPLMPRDALYGGRTSAFCLRHTAGENQRVLYEDVTSLYPYVNSAFPYPLGHPVIIHTDFDDVGNYFGLVRAVVHPPRGLYFPVLPYRTVKGKLVFTLCRTCAENNNQQEPCEHDEEGRALTGVWVTLEFNKALQLGYRVGKITEVWHFEERSETVFTGYVQTFLKGKQEASGYPKEAVDAESREKYIREYRENQGIQLDAEKIEPNPAKRQMSKLCLNSLWGKFAERCNRTQTTLVRKSEVFFDFVFSGKYQVEYFSFLNEQIAMVQWQYSKNSVVLPGNTNNVFVAAFTTAYARLKMYGYLEGLQERVLYTDTDSLIYTVNEGEVSLETGSYLGDLTDELGGDSIHEFVSAGPKSYAYHTLQGKKTVLRAKGITQTRECCERVNFDSVKDLVEGYLEEDKTGAIYTPHHQIVRDKRGFLLNNSSFEKKFRVVYDKRRLFPDGKTLPFGY, encoded by the coding sequence atgggtgtagttccatctgaattagatgtagttattgaagaagatgaagacgtttgtaatcatcatttagatccaaacaaccagatagaatgggaaccaaacaatgatccgtctttgcaagatgatattaatgtgttaaattcaaacacaaacacacaagcctctacacagcatcacgatgtgttgggaggggcgacaccctcgggggaatgtttggatttttcggaggtggtgggggtcatgcagaaccaaccgtcaacggctgaccaatcaatttcaaatgagacccagaggggtgatggggtaaatgtcttgaggagggaaacattcaacaatatacaactatccagcgttttaacttttcctcaaaacaacgatgtaacagattacgccacattttaccgcggagtcttggggagccttaaaaagctgacacagatggtaactaaggaagctagacccggcgatatcattcaattggagttatccggtgaaagtgcaaatcaacacacttcatttacatttcgaaacgatgccggggctgtgatgaatgcttttcaagatgtgttagatctgttggtacaatcaaacgttgaaatattgaacgatgaagaaatacaggtgatggtccaggtgatacataaccctcgaggtggtgtaagaagaaaaatcgaaacccttttggaacatgaaatccgcagaaaaaaagctcgttatctttacaatccattaaactcgaataatcaactatgttttgccattagcctagcaagtctgttacatcctgaatttacagatagccaggctgtggcggaggctgaaaaaatacagagaaaagcgggcttagacgaacagacttccgtcactttcagtcatattcgtgaatttgaaaaagtggtacgtcgtaaaattgtcatactgtacagagaagagggccaacgacccctctcacggttcgagacggattaccccaaatcagaaaatccgttgtatctgtatttatctcagaatcattacagcggtatcattaacattaaaggttttttgtcaaaaccgcacgtttgtcactactgttaccaagggtacgacaaacccgacagacacaaatgcgacggctattgcttggtctgtacacaaaacgggtgtgtaaaaatagaggggaaaactgtgctttgcagggattgcaacatgtggtgtcgttctcctgcatgtctcctcagacacagggtaaaacaccgggttatggaaaaactcgtcagcaactgcgatcggcgaaagaaatgccttaaatgcaacctattttacgatgtacctgtggctacaggtatcgctaaacacacgtgccctaagttaaaatgtcaaatatgtaaagaagagctacctcgcagtgactcagagacacctgaaacacgacatctttgctatatacaaccccaaccacgtgaagtaaaccacaatgataatatcatattctatgattttgagacgtttgtcgatgacaatcacactcacattccctttctagtctgtaccaagacgctgcaaggagaagagtggtgtgcttttggactggattgtgttacagttttcctcaatcatttcaggaaacctcgttatcttaaatctacatttatagcccacaattcgagaggatttgacggttacttgattctgagaggcatggtacggctgggtatagcacccttaattatcatgcaggggagtaaagttctctgttttaaagaccctgattttttgcaaaaatacattgactcgctttccttccttaccatgccgcttagcgctatgccaaaagcgttaggactcggtgattgctggtccaaggggtattttcctcacaaatttagttcggaggaacatttaaattatgtcggaaaataccccgcaatcagcaattacggtgtagaacgcatgacacctgttgaacgcaccaagtttgagacgtggtatcaaaatgagaaaagcgaggtctttgattttcaaaaacaagcggtacactactgtaaaaacgacgtcaatgttcttcgtgagggttgcatcaaatttagagccgagtttacgagcgagacgggtgttgaccccttctcccgtatcaccatagcctcggcctgcatgaaggtgtttgtgactaatttcctcgagccgcgttctctagccataccttccccggataactaccgagggttgtgtaaaaaatactcacacaccagcatccaatggttagaatgggagtcgcatcgtcgtggtattttcattcagcatgctttaaacaaaggcgaaaaacagatgggggcatactttgtggatgggtttgctataatcggtggcaaaccattcgtctgggaatttcaggggtgtttttatcacggatgcccgacgtgtttcgaacccggtgctgtatgccctttgacaaacacaccgttcgaggagttgcacaaggctaccgagaaaaaaatgaaagcgttaaagcgtgaccacaaggtcaacatcatcgtcatcagagagcacgagtggaatgaaatgaaaaaatcaaaccctagggtaatagactttctcaaaacacgcaattaccccgcacctctcatgcctcgagacgctctttatggaggtaggacaagcgccttttgcttgaggcacacggcgggtgagaaccagcgtgtattgtatgaggatgtcacctctctctacccgtacgtcaacagcgcatttccttaccccctgggtcatcctgtcatcatccacacggattttgacgatgttggaaactatttcggtctggtcagagccgttgttcaccctcctcgaggtctctatttccctgtgctaccctacagaacggtcaagggtaaactagtgtttacactttgccgcacatgcgcagaaaacaataaccagcaggaaccctgcgaacatgatgaggaaggaagggcattgacgggagtctgggtcacgctcgaattcaacaaagctttacagttgggatacagagtcggtaagattacggaggtgtggcactttgaagaacggagcgaaaccgtttttacgggttatgttcaaactttcctaaagggtaagcaagaagcttcagggtatcccaaagaagccgtcgatgcagaaagcagggaaaagtacattcgtgaatatcgtgaaaatcagggaatacagctggatgctgaaaaaatcgaacccaaccctgccaagagacaaatgtcaaaactctgtttaaacagcctttggggaaagtttgcggagaggtgcaatagaactcagaccaccttggtgagaaaaagtgaagtatttttcgactttgtattttcaggaaaatatcaggttgaatatttttcctttctcaacgagcaaattgctatggtgcaatggcaatacagtaaaaacagcgtggtgcttcccggtaacacaaataatgtatttgtcgctgcttttaccaccgcttacgcacgtttgaaaatgtacggttacctagaggggttgcaagagagagttctttacacagacaccgatagtttaatctacacggtaaacgagggggaagtttctctggagacggggtcctatctaggcgatttgacggatgagttgggaggagacagcattcacgaattcgtctccgccggtccaaagagttatgcctaccataccctgcagggtaaaaaaactgtgctgcgtgccaaaggaatcactcaaacccgcgagtgttgtgagagggtcaactttgacagcgttaaagatttggtggagggctatctggaggaagacaaaacaggtgcgatctacacccctcatcaccaaattgttcgtgataaaagggggttccttttaaataactcgtctttcgaaaaaaagtttcgagtggtgtatgacaaaagacgtctctttcccgacgggaaaactttacctttcgggtattag